CACATACATTTCCACCTTGTTCCTCGTTGGGATGGTGACACAAATTTCATGCCCGTCATTGGTGATGTTAAAATTGTGTCAGAAGAAATTCAAAATTTGCATTGTAAGCTTAAAAATCTATTGTCCTCATCTCATCGGATGAAGAACAAGAATGCGCAGATTCAAAAATATTCAAAATCATAAATCAAATGACTGCGAATCTCTCCTTCAATGTATGTACAGATGCCAAAGGGATCTGCAATGAATAAACACAATATTACATTCTGCTTAATTGTATCCATATGGCTAGCGGGCACCGGAGTTCGCTTAGTAGCTCAAACGAAAACTCAGGCTGAATCTGCCCTTCAGCGTTTAACACCGGAAGAGATTGACCGTAAGTTGAAAGAACTTGGAATATCGAAGGAAGAGGCGATTAATCGGGCTTCTGCATTAAATATTAATCTTGAAGATTATCTTAGGAATATGCAAACGGTACCCGGTGAAACTCCGACTCCAGGTGTTACCGACACGACGCGAGTTGCACCACCGGTATCGGTTGCGCGAGGTGAAGTCACAATTCAAAAGAAAGACACACTACCGGTTCCCGGATTTGAAGGAAGAATTCCATTAATCCTTCGACCGTTTGGGTATAATATCTTTCAGTATTCAGCATCGACATTCCAACCGGTTGTGAATGTAGCAACGCCTCCGTCTTATGTTCTTGGACCCGGTGACGAGGTTACGATCTCAATGTGGGGCGAAACCAAATTGAATTTTCAAATACCGGTTAATAGAGAAGGAAGTATTGTCATTCCTGATGTCGGCCCCATCCATGCAAGCGGTATGACCATCCAGCAGCTTCGGGACAAGATGTTACGGCGCATGAGTGCTGTCTACTCGAGCCTTCACAATGGAGAATCGGGAGCGACTTCTTTCTTGGATGTATCTCTCGGCAAACTGAGAACTCTTCAGATATTTGTCCTTGGAGAAGCGCAGAAACCCGGTGGATATTCACTTTCATCGTTGTCCACAGCGCTTCATGCATTATACCTTTCTGGCGGGCCGACCATGAATGGATCCCTTCGAAACATCCAGATCGTACGTGGAGGAAAGATCTTTGAAACGTTAGATTTCTATGATTATGCATTACGTCCGGATAAGTCGAAGGATATTCGTTTACAGGATGGGGATATTGTGTTTATAAAACCGGCGGGCAAGCGGGTTGCTCTTGTAGGATTTGTAGTACGACCCGCAATTTATGAGTTGAGTGAATCAGAAAAATTTGGCGATGTTATTGGGTTTGCAGGTGGATTACGATTTAACGCTTACATCGATCGGACGCATATTGAACGGATGATACCATTTAATGAACGTAAAGAGTATACTCACAATTTTTTAGACTTTGATCTTCGGTTTACCTCGCATCAGGAGCTCGAAACCAGTAAATTCGAGATGCAGGATGGAGACGTAGTGACAGTGTTTAAGGTGGATACCATACCGGAAAATCGCGTGACGATTACAGGAAGTGTAAAAAAACCTGGTATCTTTGAGCTCAAACCGGGGATGCGTATCAAGGATTTAATCATGGAAGCAGATAGTTTAGATCGAAACACATTCTCTGAACAGGGGATGCTATTTCGATTGCTGCCCAACCTTCGTCATGAAGTAATTTCTTTTAATCCACGGCTTGCACTAGTGAACGACATCCATAATAACGTAGAGTTGAAAAATGAGGATTCAGTTGCCTTATATAAGGAAAGTCTATTCTTTCCTGAACATTCTGTAAGTGTGGGGGGCTCTGTCAGGTCTCAAGGCCAATATCCGCGGAGAGATAGTATGACGATAGCAGATCTCATTGTGATGGCAGGAGGTCTGACTGAGGGTGCATCGAGTCAGGGCTGGGAGCTGGCTCGTTTAGACACAAGTGTAATCGGAGCACTGAGCCTGGTGAAGCAGTTTAATGTTTCAGAGAATTATTGGGAAGATGACTTTTGCAAGCACTTTGTCCTTCATGATTTCGATCATCTCATGATTCCTTCAAATCCGAAATATAATACACAACGGGTTGTAGGTATCTGGGGCTATGTTTTGTATCCGGGTGCGTATGCTCTGCAAAATGAAGGGGAAAAACTATCCAGTATCATTAGGCGTGCGGGAGGATTGAGGCCTGGAGCGTATCTAGAAGGTTCAAGTTTGTTTCGAAAATGGAAAAATGCTGGGTTGGTATCTATTGATTTTGTGAAAGCTCTTGCTGATACGCAATCACTTGATAATATAACCGTTTTACATGAAGACTCGATCAATATTTCCCCTTTACAGGATTTAATTTACATTCGGGGTGAAGTTTTCATGCCTGCTGCTGTTGCTCACAAGCAAGGTGCAAGTCTCAGTTACTACCTCGGCCAGGCCGGCGGATTGAAAGAGACTGGTGATGAAGACAGGGTCTATGTGACACTGCCGAATGGAAAGAAATGGGAACAGGGATGGTTCATCCTTCCTAGTCCGGAGATCCCTGGCGGCACAATCATCAGTGTTCCAAGGAAAATTGAAAGAGAGGACAAAACATTGTCAATTGTCACAAGCTGGGCAACTATTATGGCAAGTTTGGCGACAATGATGATAGCAATCGTGCAAGTAACAAAATAGAGACGAGAGATATCGGATGAATGATCGGATCATTATTGATGAAATATTTAATGAAGAAGAATATTGAAAGCAACTATGGAAGAAAAGAACGAAGAATTACCAAAATCTTTTGTTGATGTACTCGCGGATTTTATCATTAAGATTAAACCTTCTATCGCTTTACTCTGGAGCAAGCGGAAACAGCTTGTGTTGGTAAATGGCGGAGTAGGAATCATTACAATTATCATTCTGTATTTTCTTGTAAATCCATATTATCAAAGTACAGTCACGATCCTTCCTGATTTTGGCAATAAGAGCTCTGATATGCTTGGACAGTTCTCCGGACTTGCTGCGATGGCCGGAGTGAATGTTGGGGGAGATGTATCGACGCAAATCTATCAAAACCTCATTATGAGTGAAACTGTATTGAGTGAGGTGATCTATCGTAAGTATGAAACAAAAGAATATGATAAACCCGTTAATTTGGTAGAATATTTCGATATCAAACCAGACAAGTCCCTTCCTGATACTCTGCAAAATAGAAAAATGTTTTTAAAAATGTATGAAATGTTGATCAAAGGAAATATATCTATAAGCTATGAACTTAAAACCAAAATTCTTACAATGGTTGTGGAAATGCCGGAGTCTAAACTCTCTGCAGATGTAGCAAATACCTTAGTAATCTCGCTCGATAAATACGTAAGAACACAAAGGAAATCTTTTGCAACCGAGCAAAGAAAATATCTTGTTTCTAGAGTTCAACAGATCAAAGATACTTTGACATCGAGTGAAGATGCTTTGAAATCTTTTAGAGAGAAAAATAGACAAATAGCACAGTCTCCAGAGTTATTGCTAGAGCAAAGTAGATTGATGCGGAATGTCGAAATTCAGCAAACAATTTTTATTGAACTAACAAAGCAGCTTGAACTTGTGAAGTTGGCAGAAGTAAAAGATGTACCAGTGGTGAATGTTAGGGAATATGCTAAGGATCCGGTTGTTAAGACAGGTCCGAAACGGGTGATGACACTGGCTCTCATTCTCTTCTTCTCGTTCCTGTGCTCTGCCGGATGGATGATAGGAAGAGAAAAGGTGCATGATACGATTGAGAAGATTAAGAAGGGATAAGTAATAAACTGATGGGATTTGGAAAATAAATAGAGCACAAAATAATTAGTCGGGGGTAGGTGTAAGGAATGAAAGAAATATTACTAAAAAAAATTGAATCAAAAGATTTCACAGTCGGTGTGGTGGGGATGGGATATGTAGGTCTTCCATTGATCTTATGCTTTATAGAAAAAGGTTTTAGAGCAATTGGCATAGATATTGACAAGAAGAAAATTGATACTATCAGAAATGGGAAGTCGTATATCAAGCATATACCAGAAGAACGAATCCTGAAAGCGATTAATTCGAACCTCTTTATACCTACAACTGATTTTTCCAAAGTAGCTGATTGCGATGCGATTCTCATAGCAGTTCCTACACCTCTCAATAAGAATCGTGAACCGGATATGGAATACATTGTTAAAACATGTGAATCGGTGTATCCTCATATTCGGAAAGGACAACTCATTGTATTGGAATCTTCAACATATCCAGGGACTACTGAGGAGGTTGTTGTCCCGATATTAGAAAAAAGCGGATTGAGAGTTGATAGAGATTTCTATGTCGGATATTCACCAGAAAGAGAAGACCCGAATAATCGCGATTATCGCACAGAAACTATTCCGAAAGTAGTAGGTGCCACTTCTTTGGATGGATTGGCGGTTGCTGAGAAGATATATCAACAAATCGTTGTAAAGACTGTCCCAGTATCCTCAACTCGGGTTGCTGAAGCAACGAAGCTCATGGAAAATATTTTCAGAAGCGTAAATATTGCTTTGGTGAACGAATTAAAAGTAACATTTATGAAAATGGGAATCGATATCTGGGAAGTAATTGATGCGGCAAAAACAAAACCGTTTGGGTATATGCCATTCTATCCCGGACCGGGGCTTGGCGGGCATTGCATCCCTATTGATCCGTTCTATCTCACTTGGAAAGCGAGGGAGTATGGCGTCAATACTCGTTTTATTGAATTAGCCGGTGAAATTAATACTTCTATGCCTGATTTTGTCGTAAGTCGAGTGATGGATGTGTTGAATGAATTTGGCAAATCTCTTAAAGGCTCTAAAATATTAATGCTTGGTTTGGCATACAAGGCGAATGTGGATGATGATCGTGAATCGCCAAGTTATTTTTTAATGGAAAAATTAGAAAAAAAGGGTGCAATAGTTGAATATAATGACCCGTTCATACCGGTTATTAAGCCGACTCGGGAACACCCTCAGTTTATAGGCAAAAAATCTGTAGATATATCGAAAGATTATGATCTGATTTTAATTACCACAGCGCATGATATTTATAAGACCATGGATTTGTTATCGCTTAATATACCTATCGTTGATACACGTAATTTAATACATACGGTTTCTTCACTCGTTCATAAAGCATAAATCATTGAAAACAATAATTTCTGTTGTTGGAGCGCGGCCAAACTTTATGAAGGCAGCTCCAATCTATAAAGAATTGCTTTCACATCGTCATGAAGTCAGGCATATACTATGCCACACCGGGCAGCATTACGATGAAAAAATGTCAAAGGTGTTTTTTAATGAATTGGATTTGCCGAAACCAGATTTTTATCTCGGTGTCGGTTCGGGAACTCACGCCGAACAGACAGCTGGAGTAATGGTTGGATTTGAGAAAGTAGTGCTCGAAGAGAAGCCCGACCTTATCATTGTGTACGGCGATGTAAATTCAACTGTCGCATGTAGTCTCGTGGCGTCTAAACTAAACATTAAGCTAGCACATGTGGAATCTGGATTACGCAGTCATGATCGGACTATGCCAGAAGAGATAAATAGGATTATAACGGATACACTTTCGGATTATTTATTTGTTACAGAGTCGTCAGGTATAGAAAATTTACTACATGAAGGAATTAATAAAGAAAAAATTCATTTTGTTGGCAATGTTATGATTGACAGTCTTTTGCATTATCTCCCAAAGATAGCATGCTCGCCTATATTCACTACACTGGGTATTAAAAAAGATGAATTTATTCTTGTGACTCTGCACAGACCGAGCAATGTTGATTCAAAAAATAATTTGGAAACAATCCTTAACACTTTGAATATTCTCTCACAGAAATATCCTGTTGTATTTCCGATGCATCCGCGGACAAAAAAAAATATCAATGAATATGAATTAAATAGTTTGATTTCTAACAATATCATTGTAACTGATCCGTTGGGCTACATAGATTTCCTTGCATTAATGAACTTCGCGAAACTTGTGATTACTGATAGCGGAGGCATTCAGGAAGAATGCACATTCTTAAAAGTGCAATGCCTGACAGCAAGAGAAAATACTGAACGCCCGATCACGGTCGAAGTTGGGACAAACCATTTGCTCGGCACTGACTGGAAAAAAATACAAGTTATTGCAAAAGAAATACTAAACGGAAAAATAAAAATGGGGACAATTCCAGAATTATGGGATGGCCATGCAAGTGAAAGAATTGTAGATATCTTACTTCCCCCAAAAATTTAATTACAAACTAGACTATGAAACAAGCAATCATAAAAAAAGGTAAAGTATTCGCTGAACAAATGCCCGCCCCTGTCGTTTCAAAGGGGAGTGTTCTTATTAAAGTAGTTAATAGTTGCATATCTGCAGGCACTGAAATGAGTGGTGTTGTTGAAAGTGGGAAATCACTTATTACGAGAGCTATGGAACAACCCTCAAATGTTTCAAAAGCAATTAGCATGATTCGATCAGATGGAATTGCCAGATCATATAAGAAAATTATGGGCAAACTGGATTCCGGTCATCCGACAGGATATTCCATCTCGGGAATTGTCATCGGTGTTGGTGAGAGGACAACACGTTTTAGAGTCGGCGACAAAATTGCGGCAGCGGGCGCCGGATTGGCGAATCATGCTGAATATGTTGATGTACCAGAACAATTAGTAATGCATATTCCGGCAAATCTCGGATTTTTAGAAGCATCTACGGTAACTTTGGGCGGTATAGCGATGCAAGGAGTTCGCCGGGCAAATATCGCGATCGGAGAGTACTGTGTCGTTATCGGGGCTGGTATTCTTGGTTTGCTTTCAGTGCAGATACTTCGTCATTCGGGAGTGCGTGTAATCGTCGTCGATATCGACTCGGTACGCCTGGATGTTGCTAGAGAGATCGGGGCTGAGATCGTCATCAATTCCAAAAAAGAAGACCCAGTAAAAGTGGTTGAGAATTATACGGGTGGATTCGGTGCTGATGCAGTTCTCTTTACCGCATCGACAACCAGTAGTGAACCGCTTTCTCAAGCATTCCAAATGTGCAAGAAAAAGGGACGTGTCGTTCTTGTTGGGGTCGTAGGTATGACGATTAATAGGGAAGACATGTATGCGAAAGAACTAGATTTTTTGATCTCTACTTCATACGGTCCAGGTCGATATGATAAAAATTATGAAGACAAGGGATTGGATTATCCTTATGCATATATCCGGTGGACAGAAAATCGGAACATGGAAGAATATCTGCGCCTTATTCATACCGGAGCGATTAAGCTTGAAAAACTAATTAGTCGGATTTTTCCAATTGAAGAAGTGACGAAAGCATTTGAATCGCTAAAAAGTTCCGTTCAACGTCCCTTGATGGTAATTTTGGAATACGGAGAACCGGAAGAATCCGAATTGGTAGAGTATCTCCATCATGAGAGAAAAGTACAGACAGGCATTGTGGAGGTGAAGAATGATATTGTCAATGTTGCCCTCGTAGGTGTTGGCAGTTTCGCAACGGGAATGCATTTGCCGAATATGAAAAAACTGAAGGAAAAGTATCGACTGTATGCTGTTCTGGACCGCGTTGGCCATAGGTCTAAGACTATCGCCGAGCAATATAAGGCGGCGTTTGCCACTACGAATTATGCTGATGTCCTCAACGACCCCAATATCGATCTGATATTTATCTCAACTCAGCATGATTCTCACGCTGAATTGGCACTACAGGCACTACAAGCTGGAAAAAATGTCTTTGTGGAAAAACCGTTAGCGACTAACCAGAAGGATCTTGATAAAATCAAAGCCTTTTACAGCAATAAAGATATAGTCAAACCCTTACTGCTAGTCGGTTTCAATCGGCGATTTAGCAGATATGCCTGTGAAATAAAAAAACATATCGATAAACGAATAAATCCAATGGTGATCCGCTATCGCATGAATGCAGGATACATCCCTCTCGATCATTGGGTGCATGAACACGGCGGTCGAATTGTGGGCGAAGCGTGTCATATTATTGACCTGATGACATATTTTATTGGAACGAAAGTCGTTAGTATAAGTGTCGAATCGATGACACCGAAAACGTCGAAGTACAGCAGCAGTGATAATAAATCAATCATCTTGAAATACGACGAAGGATCGATCTGCACCATTGATTATTTTGCCATCGGGAGTCGGGAGATCCCCAAAGAATTTATGGAAATTCATTTTGATGAAAAAACAATCATCATGAATGATTATAAATCATTGATCGGTCATGGTCTGACATTGAATCCAATTTCAACATCAATTAGTGAAAAAGGTCATTTAGAAGAATTGGATATTCTTTATCAAACGCTTAAGCAATCTAGTCCTTGGCCTATTGAATTATGGGATATGATTCAGACGATGGAAATCACTTTCGCTGTTGCTCCATAAAACTAACTGAAATAGACATAACGGAAATTCTACGCACAGATCATCGCAAAATGAGAACAACAAAAATTCTCTTTTTAGGATCATTTCCTCCACCGTTTGGAGGTATTGCCTCGCATCTTTATGATCTCTTTAAGGTGTTTGCTGATGCAAAACGCGATTTTTATGTATTTGATATATACCAGAGGGACCTTTCGAATGATGAAGGTTATCTCCACTTGCGTTCACAGAAGAGAAGGGGAAAATTATTCTCTCATCTCTCTTCGCTGTTCTGCTTCGTACGGTACCTCAATAGATTTACTATAGTCCTTTTTCAGACGGTGAAATTCTATGGAAAAGGGGACCAAGAATTTCTCTTTCCATTCAAGGTAGTCCTCACACTTATCGAACTCATTAAAACTATCCGAAATGATGGTATCACCACTCTCTCCGCCTATCATACATTTCCAGAAGGGATGTACGCATATTTTATAAGAAAGTATTTTTTTACTGAGATTTGTTATTCTGTGACTGTGTTTGGTGAACTTCAGGCGGATACCATTCATATTTCAAAACATGAAAAGTTATACAATCAAATATTGAAAAATGCCAACATTTTGATGGCATCAAGTCAATATTGTGGAAGTGGTGTAGAAAAGGTCGGACTCTCGACAGCGAAAGTTTCCGTTATTCCGTATGGCATAGATATCGATCATTTTAAACGGACTATTCCCTATGAAGAAACTAAATCAAAGCGGAAGATTTTGTTCGTCGGTCATATAAATGTGCGAATGGGGCTGGAATGTTTGTTGAATGCGTTGGCTATTCTGAAAAAGAAAAGCATTGAAACAAATGTTATAATTGTTGGTAATGATCATGGGTTCCTTTCAGAATTTACGAAGTTGGTGAATACTTTTGGGCTTGTAGATAATATTTCGATACAAAAAAACGTTTCATACAATGCACTGCGTACTATTTATGATGAATCGTATCTTTATGTAAATACGGCAAATACCAAATTGCCCTGTATGGGATTGTCCATGAAAGAGGCGATGGCTTCAGAATTACCCGTGATCGCATCAAATGCCGGTGGAATTCCAGAAGCAGTAGTTATCGGGGAGACAGGTTACATCTTTCCGGCAGATGATGCGATTGAGTTAGCGAAATATATTGAGTTGACGCTCACGAATTTTGAATTATCAAAAAAGATGGGAAAGTCAGGAAGAAGAAGGGCGGAAGAAATCTTTGATAAGAATAAAACAAGCCAGAATATTTTAGATATATTAAATATGATGGAAAAAAACTTATGACAACCCACCAAATTGTACCTCTCATTGAACCCTATTTGGGAAAGAATGCTCGTCTTTATGTCTCCGAATGTATTGATAGCAACTGGATTAGTTCAAGAGGGCATTTCATTCCTGATTTTGAAGACGCATTTGCAAAATTTATCGGAACAAAATACGCTGTTGCTGTGTCAAACGGAACGGTCGCAATTCATTTGGCGCTTGTCAGTCTGGGTATCAAGGAGGGGGACGAAGTCATTGTTCCCGACCTAACATTTGCCGCTACCATTAATGCAGTGCTGCATGCACACGCCACTCCAGTAATCGTTGATATTGATCGTGATACATGGAATATTTCACCTGAAAAGATTATTGAAGTCATCACGACAAAAACGAAAGCTATCATCCCTGTTCACTTATATGGTTATCCGTGCAATATGGATGAAATTATGAAAATCGGTGAAAAGTATAATCTGAAAATTATTGAAGATGCTGCAGAAGCTCATGGCGCTGAATTCGACGGAAAGAAGGTTGGTAGTTTTGGTGTAGTTGGAACGTTCAGTTTTTATGGAAATAAAATAATCACTACTGGAGAAGGTGGAATCTGTGTGACGGATGATAATCATCTTTATGAGAAGATGATCATTTTACGTGACCATGGAATGAACCGTCAGAATAAATATCAATATGATGTAGTGGGGTACAATTATCGAATGACGAATCCTCAAGCGGCGATGGGATTTGCGCAGCTCGAAGAGATCAATGAGATAATTACCCAGCGCAATCTTATCAAGAGTTGGTATGACACTGAATTTAAAAAAAATAAATTAATCACATTACGGAAGGATACGAAAAAGGTTGAATCGGTTAACTGGCTATTCACCTGTTTGATAGAAAACCGTGATGAGGTGATCAAGAAATTGGCTTTGAATTACATTGAAACTCGTCCCATGTTCTATCCGCTTCATCAAATGGAGATTTATAAAAGATATTCAAAGAACATTTGTATTAATTCAAGTGAAATATCCCTTAAAGGGATCAGCTTACCAACCTACTTTAAGATTCCCTATTCTTATGTGGAACGCGTGTGTCATTCACTTCTAGCCGAGGAAAAATCCTATGCCTGCTGAACCGTTTAAATTTGACGGTGTATTAGATGAATGGAAGAGCAATCAAATTCTCCGCTTCTGTAATAAATCAGCACTCGACATAGGGTGTAATACAGGTGAACTTGTTTCTTTTTTGAATTCACGGAATATTTATACTGAAGGTTTAGATTCCAATCAAGAATTTATTTACGCTGCTCGAAAAAAATATTCAACACTTCATTTTAACTGTGGAAGCGATTTATCGATTTTTAAAGATAATCAATTTGAGAGTGTCATCGCATGGAATGTGATAGAGCATATCCATGATGATCTTGATGCTCTCCATCAAATGGTGCGCATAGCGTCTCACAATGTGATCCTATCAATTCCCAAAGAAGATGAATTATCCTTGCCTGATTCTCGCGTCACTTATCGACCGTACGTCGATCCGACTCATAAACATTACTATACTCGAGATATCCTCCTGTCCATGGTTTCGCAGATAGGCCCGTATATTACTTATTTTGAGGATACAACTCGTGTCCGGCCGCTTCTAGCATATCAGAAAATTGGTATACCGCGGTGGCTCTGTGCATCACTGGATACACTGTTCTGGAAATTTGGCTCCCAAAAGGAATTATTTCATGCTAACATCATGATGGTGGTGGAAAAAAAATATAGAGCTTGATTTTTTATTATAACAATGATAGACAAACGGCTGAGAGTGTACAAGATTGCTACATCAGTTAAAATCAATTTCAAAAGAGACAATTATTTATGGGGTGGGCGGTGCAGCAGGGAGCATCGTTTCATTTTTATTATTGCCGTTGTATACGAAATTCCTCACGCCGGAAGATTACGGGTATCTTGCAATTTTTTCTGTGTTTCAGTCTATCATTGAAATTACCGCCGTCTTTGGTCTAAGCTCTGGGTTGTTTCGCTATTACCTGATGGCGAAGGACGAAGCTGAACAACGGATGGTCATGAACACTTGCTTTTGGACTCAAACTCTTTTTATTATCGTTCTCGCCGCGATCACGCTTCCAATGGTAAGCCAGTTCTCTCAGGTTCTTTTCGGCAGCACTAAATATTCGTACTTATTTACAATGGTTACAGCCACAGGTCTTTTGTCTGCCTTTGGAAGCTTCATTTTTTCGTTCATGCGGGCGAAAAGGAAACCGGTTTTTTTTGCTTTCGCGCAAATTGTTAAGGTGACACTCCTAACACTTACGAATGTCTATTTTGTCGCCGTACTCCACTGGAATTATTCCGGGATCATTATCGGAAATCTTACCGTGCTAATCGTTATCACGGTGATTGTACTTGGATGGTTCTCCAGATTCATTGGCTTTTCTTTTTCCGCGGTCATTTTAAAAAAACTTTTCGTTTTCATCAGTCCTATCTATGTTGTAAACTTGTTTTTCCTCCTTCTCAATCTCTCTGACCGCTTCTTTCTGAATCATTTTCTTACTCCAACGGAAGTTGGCCTTTATTCCTACGGGAATAAGATCGGGTCAATCGTGATGAT
The genomic region above belongs to Ignavibacteriales bacterium and contains:
- a CDS encoding glycosyltransferase family 4 protein, coding for MRTTKILFLGSFPPPFGGIASHLYDLFKVFADAKRDFYVFDIYQRDLSNDEGYLHLRSQKRRGKLFSHLSSLFCFVRYLNRFTIVLFQTVKFYGKGDQEFLFPFKVVLTLIELIKTIRNDGITTLSAYHTFPEGMYAYFIRKYFFTEICYSVTVFGELQADTIHISKHEKLYNQILKNANILMASSQYCGSGVEKVGLSTAKVSVIPYGIDIDHFKRTIPYEETKSKRKILFVGHINVRMGLECLLNALAILKKKSIETNVIIVGNDHGFLSEFTKLVNTFGLVDNISIQKNVSYNALRTIYDESYLYVNTANTKLPCMGLSMKEAMASELPVIASNAGGIPEAVVIGETGYIFPADDAIELAKYIELTLTNFELSKKMGKSGRRRAEEIFDKNKTSQNILDILNMMEKNL
- a CDS encoding class I SAM-dependent methyltransferase — translated: MPAEPFKFDGVLDEWKSNQILRFCNKSALDIGCNTGELVSFLNSRNIYTEGLDSNQEFIYAARKKYSTLHFNCGSDLSIFKDNQFESVIAWNVIEHIHDDLDALHQMVRIASHNVILSIPKEDELSLPDSRVTYRPYVDPTHKHYYTRDILLSMVSQIGPYITYFEDTTRVRPLLAYQKIGIPRWLCASLDTLFWKFGSQKELFHANIMMVVEKKYRA
- a CDS encoding DegT/DnrJ/EryC1/StrS family aminotransferase → MTTHQIVPLIEPYLGKNARLYVSECIDSNWISSRGHFIPDFEDAFAKFIGTKYAVAVSNGTVAIHLALVSLGIKEGDEVIVPDLTFAATINAVLHAHATPVIVDIDRDTWNISPEKIIEVITTKTKAIIPVHLYGYPCNMDEIMKIGEKYNLKIIEDAAEAHGAEFDGKKVGSFGVVGTFSFYGNKIITTGEGGICVTDDNHLYEKMIILRDHGMNRQNKYQYDVVGYNYRMTNPQAAMGFAQLEEINEIITQRNLIKSWYDTEFKKNKLITLRKDTKKVESVNWLFTCLIENRDEVIKKLALNYIETRPMFYPLHQMEIYKRYSKNICINSSEISLKGISLPTYFKIPYSYVERVCHSLLAEEKSYAC
- a CDS encoding SLBB domain-containing protein, whose protein sequence is MNKHNITFCLIVSIWLAGTGVRLVAQTKTQAESALQRLTPEEIDRKLKELGISKEEAINRASALNINLEDYLRNMQTVPGETPTPGVTDTTRVAPPVSVARGEVTIQKKDTLPVPGFEGRIPLILRPFGYNIFQYSASTFQPVVNVATPPSYVLGPGDEVTISMWGETKLNFQIPVNREGSIVIPDVGPIHASGMTIQQLRDKMLRRMSAVYSSLHNGESGATSFLDVSLGKLRTLQIFVLGEAQKPGGYSLSSLSTALHALYLSGGPTMNGSLRNIQIVRGGKIFETLDFYDYALRPDKSKDIRLQDGDIVFIKPAGKRVALVGFVVRPAIYELSESEKFGDVIGFAGGLRFNAYIDRTHIERMIPFNERKEYTHNFLDFDLRFTSHQELETSKFEMQDGDVVTVFKVDTIPENRVTITGSVKKPGIFELKPGMRIKDLIMEADSLDRNTFSEQGMLFRLLPNLRHEVISFNPRLALVNDIHNNVELKNEDSVALYKESLFFPEHSVSVGGSVRSQGQYPRRDSMTIADLIVMAGGLTEGASSQGWELARLDTSVIGALSLVKQFNVSENYWEDDFCKHFVLHDFDHLMIPSNPKYNTQRVVGIWGYVLYPGAYALQNEGEKLSSIIRRAGGLRPGAYLEGSSLFRKWKNAGLVSIDFVKALADTQSLDNITVLHEDSINISPLQDLIYIRGEVFMPAAVAHKQGASLSYYLGQAGGLKETGDEDRVYVTLPNGKKWEQGWFILPSPEIPGGTIISVPRKIEREDKTLSIVTSWATIMASLATMMIAIVQVTK
- a CDS encoding nucleotide sugar dehydrogenase; translation: MKEILLKKIESKDFTVGVVGMGYVGLPLILCFIEKGFRAIGIDIDKKKIDTIRNGKSYIKHIPEERILKAINSNLFIPTTDFSKVADCDAILIAVPTPLNKNREPDMEYIVKTCESVYPHIRKGQLIVLESSTYPGTTEEVVVPILEKSGLRVDRDFYVGYSPEREDPNNRDYRTETIPKVVGATSLDGLAVAEKIYQQIVVKTVPVSSTRVAEATKLMENIFRSVNIALVNELKVTFMKMGIDIWEVIDAAKTKPFGYMPFYPGPGLGGHCIPIDPFYLTWKAREYGVNTRFIELAGEINTSMPDFVVSRVMDVLNEFGKSLKGSKILMLGLAYKANVDDDRESPSYFLMEKLEKKGAIVEYNDPFIPVIKPTREHPQFIGKKSVDISKDYDLILITTAHDIYKTMDLLSLNIPIVDTRNLIHTVSSLVHKA
- a CDS encoding bi-domain-containing oxidoreductase is translated as MKQAIIKKGKVFAEQMPAPVVSKGSVLIKVVNSCISAGTEMSGVVESGKSLITRAMEQPSNVSKAISMIRSDGIARSYKKIMGKLDSGHPTGYSISGIVIGVGERTTRFRVGDKIAAAGAGLANHAEYVDVPEQLVMHIPANLGFLEASTVTLGGIAMQGVRRANIAIGEYCVVIGAGILGLLSVQILRHSGVRVIVVDIDSVRLDVAREIGAEIVINSKKEDPVKVVENYTGGFGADAVLFTASTTSSEPLSQAFQMCKKKGRVVLVGVVGMTINREDMYAKELDFLISTSYGPGRYDKNYEDKGLDYPYAYIRWTENRNMEEYLRLIHTGAIKLEKLISRIFPIEEVTKAFESLKSSVQRPLMVILEYGEPEESELVEYLHHERKVQTGIVEVKNDIVNVALVGVGSFATGMHLPNMKKLKEKYRLYAVLDRVGHRSKTIAEQYKAAFATTNYADVLNDPNIDLIFISTQHDSHAELALQALQAGKNVFVEKPLATNQKDLDKIKAFYSNKDIVKPLLLVGFNRRFSRYACEIKKHIDKRINPMVIRYRMNAGYIPLDHWVHEHGGRIVGEACHIIDLMTYFIGTKVVSISVESMTPKTSKYSSSDNKSIILKYDEGSICTIDYFAIGSREIPKEFMEIHFDEKTIIMNDYKSLIGHGLTLNPISTSISEKGHLEELDILYQTLKQSSPWPIELWDMIQTMEITFAVAP
- the wecB gene encoding UDP-N-acetylglucosamine 2-epimerase (non-hydrolyzing), whose translation is MKTIISVVGARPNFMKAAPIYKELLSHRHEVRHILCHTGQHYDEKMSKVFFNELDLPKPDFYLGVGSGTHAEQTAGVMVGFEKVVLEEKPDLIIVYGDVNSTVACSLVASKLNIKLAHVESGLRSHDRTMPEEINRIITDTLSDYLFVTESSGIENLLHEGINKEKIHFVGNVMIDSLLHYLPKIACSPIFTTLGIKKDEFILVTLHRPSNVDSKNNLETILNTLNILSQKYPVVFPMHPRTKKNINEYELNSLISNNIIVTDPLGYIDFLALMNFAKLVITDSGGIQEECTFLKVQCLTARENTERPITVEVGTNHLLGTDWKKIQVIAKEILNGKIKMGTIPELWDGHASERIVDILLPPKI